The following proteins are encoded in a genomic region of Agromyces sp. CF514:
- a CDS encoding ABC transporter permease subunit — translation MTATDAPTPTTPLAINADPVIKRRIGAIAARVALLAPVVAIYLVFFVWPIVSVLLRSLSPDGKFDAAAPVIDFSNYQKIFVDDFLLRIEWRTVLLAINSTLFTVLLAFPTAYFISRLSKRTAGLLLLLILVPFWVSIVVRLFAVTSILSPNGIVNQLSLALGFGETSLLYTQAGTLVGTVMYLLPYMVLVLYAGMTSVDDNLVLAARTLGASSVRTFFTVYLPMVRGSIVSGALLVFILGLSFFLVPAILGGPQEQTISVYIQQQIDVYQWGIASAMGILLLIATIICYVGVVKVAGSFQPGGIGPAQAKGVSTSLPFKWSPWMAVSAVVSLITIAFLVIPVLFVFPLAVGETGTVVFPPRGFTLRWFAEVFTSQTWLGPIWQSIIVAIGTAVLSVGMALILARTTSRMTSTTGKALIGGLAFAPIVTPAILLAIGMFDVQLKLGLTGSVFGLILAHTIIAFPLSYALISAAMSSADRGIESAAWTLGASRTRAFWTIVVRGIMPSVVGAFAIAFVTSWDEVVLALFIQTGPTKTLPVTIYKYLESGIVPTVPAVASLLVLVVVLIVVVRSVTNRATGRRAAARNSAQPPARQEKP, via the coding sequence ATGACCGCGACCGACGCCCCCACCCCGACGACCCCCCTGGCGATCAACGCCGACCCGGTCATCAAGCGACGCATCGGGGCCATCGCGGCCCGTGTCGCACTGCTCGCCCCCGTCGTCGCGATCTACCTGGTCTTCTTCGTCTGGCCCATCGTCAGCGTGCTGCTGCGATCGCTGAGCCCCGACGGCAAGTTCGACGCGGCTGCGCCCGTGATCGACTTCTCGAACTACCAGAAGATCTTCGTCGACGATTTCCTGCTGCGCATCGAGTGGCGCACGGTGCTGCTCGCGATCAACTCGACGTTGTTCACGGTGCTGCTCGCGTTCCCGACCGCGTACTTCATCTCGCGGCTCTCGAAGCGCACCGCGGGCCTGCTGCTTCTGCTGATCCTCGTGCCGTTCTGGGTCTCGATCGTCGTGCGACTCTTCGCGGTCACCTCGATCCTGAGCCCCAACGGCATCGTCAACCAGCTGAGCCTCGCGCTCGGCTTCGGCGAGACCTCGCTCCTCTATACCCAGGCCGGCACGCTCGTCGGCACGGTCATGTACCTGCTGCCGTACATGGTGCTCGTGCTCTACGCGGGCATGACCTCGGTCGACGACAACCTCGTGCTCGCGGCCCGCACCCTCGGGGCGTCGTCGGTGCGTACCTTCTTCACCGTGTACCTGCCCATGGTGCGCGGATCGATCGTGAGCGGCGCGCTGCTCGTGTTCATCCTCGGGCTGAGCTTCTTCCTCGTGCCGGCGATTCTCGGCGGCCCGCAGGAGCAGACCATCTCGGTCTACATCCAGCAGCAGATCGACGTCTACCAGTGGGGCATCGCGAGTGCCATGGGCATCCTCCTGCTCATCGCCACGATCATCTGCTACGTCGGCGTCGTGAAGGTGGCCGGCAGCTTCCAACCGGGCGGCATCGGCCCGGCGCAGGCCAAGGGCGTCAGCACCTCGCTGCCGTTCAAGTGGTCGCCGTGGATGGCGGTGTCGGCCGTCGTGAGCCTCATCACGATCGCGTTCCTCGTGATTCCGGTGCTCTTCGTCTTCCCGCTCGCCGTCGGCGAGACCGGCACGGTCGTGTTCCCGCCGCGCGGGTTCACGCTGCGCTGGTTCGCCGAGGTCTTCACGAGCCAGACCTGGCTCGGCCCGATCTGGCAGAGCATCATCGTCGCGATCGGCACCGCGGTGCTCTCGGTCGGCATGGCGCTGATCCTGGCCCGCACGACGAGCCGCATGACCTCGACGACAGGCAAGGCGCTCATCGGCGGGCTCGCGTTCGCGCCCATCGTGACCCCGGCGATCCTGCTCGCGATCGGCATGTTCGACGTGCAGCTGAAGCTCGGCCTCACGGGCTCGGTGTTCGGCCTGATCCTCGCCCACACGATCATCGCGTTCCCGCTCAGCTACGCCCTGATCAGCGCGGCGATGAGCTCGGCCGACCGTGGCATCGAGTCAGCGGCCTGGACCCTCGGCGCCTCGCGCACCCGCGCCTTCTGGACCATCGTCGTGCGCGGCATCATGCCGAGCGTCGTCGGCGCGTTCGCGATCGCGTTCGTCACCTCGTGGGACGAGGTCGTGCTCGCGCTGTTCATCCAGACAGGCCCCACCAAGACCCTGCCCGTGACCATCTACAAGTACCTCGAGAGCGGCATCGTGCCCACGGTGCCCGCCGTCGCCTCGCTGCTCGTGCTCGTCGTCGTGCTCATCGTCGTCGTGCGCAGCGTGACGAATCGTGCGACCGGCCGCCGCGCGGCCGCCCGGAACTCGGCCCAACCCCCGGCCCGACAGGAGAAGCCATGA
- a CDS encoding ABC transporter ATP-binding protein — protein sequence MTLSTARRARGADATTAPATGERRGEVVVSDIGLDYNGVPALADTDLHVHAGEFFTLLGPSGSGKTTLLRIIAGLLDPARGTLHIDGTDVTRTPTQKRDIGFVFQNYALFPHLTVAENIEYGLKVRKLPAAKRAKRVAEMVDLVALGGFADRYPAQLSGGQQQRVALGRALAQNPRVLLLDEPLGALDRGLREELGAEVRRIQQESNTTAVYVTHDQEEAFILSDRMGVMRDGRICQLGTPEQLYREPKDLFVAKFLGKTNLFPGHLVGGDGATATVRVGDHDLVARANPAITGDDVVCSVRPEQLVLGAAGSGAAVPAGLSRLAGAVVTEVRFLGQRRSIHLDASGIACSVDLDPALPAPAVGDHVSLLVRPGEVALVAAE from the coding sequence ATGACCCTCTCGACCGCCCGCCGCGCCCGCGGCGCCGACGCCACCACCGCACCCGCAACGGGCGAACGCCGCGGCGAGGTCGTCGTCTCCGACATCGGCCTCGACTACAACGGCGTGCCCGCGCTCGCCGACACCGACCTGCACGTGCACGCCGGCGAGTTCTTCACCCTGCTCGGCCCCAGCGGCTCGGGCAAGACGACCCTGCTCCGCATCATCGCGGGCCTGCTCGACCCCGCGCGCGGCACCCTCCACATCGATGGCACGGATGTCACGCGCACGCCGACCCAGAAGCGCGACATCGGGTTCGTCTTCCAGAACTACGCCCTCTTTCCGCACCTGACGGTCGCCGAGAACATCGAGTACGGACTCAAGGTGCGCAAGCTCCCGGCCGCGAAGCGGGCGAAGCGCGTCGCCGAGATGGTCGACCTCGTCGCCCTCGGCGGGTTCGCCGACCGCTACCCCGCCCAGCTCAGCGGCGGCCAGCAGCAGCGCGTCGCCCTCGGCCGCGCGCTCGCGCAGAACCCGCGCGTGCTGCTGCTCGACGAGCCGCTCGGCGCCCTCGACCGCGGACTCCGCGAGGAGCTCGGCGCCGAGGTGCGCCGCATCCAGCAGGAGTCGAACACGACCGCCGTCTACGTCACGCACGACCAGGAGGAGGCGTTCATCCTCTCCGACCGCATGGGCGTCATGCGCGACGGCCGCATCTGCCAGCTCGGCACGCCCGAGCAGCTCTACCGCGAGCCGAAGGACCTCTTCGTCGCGAAGTTCCTCGGCAAGACGAACCTCTTTCCGGGACACCTCGTCGGCGGCGACGGCGCGACCGCGACCGTGCGCGTCGGCGACCACGATCTCGTCGCACGCGCCAACCCGGCGATCACGGGTGACGACGTCGTGTGCTCGGTGCGCCCCGAGCAGCTCGTGCTCGGGGCGGCCGGCAGCGGCGCGGCCGTGCCCGCCGGGCTCAGCCGGCTCGCGGGCGCGGTCGTCACCGAGGTGCGCTTCCTCGGCCAGCGCCGCAGCATCCACCTCGACGCCTCGGGCATCGCGTGCTCGGTCGACCTCGACCCGGCCCTCCCGGCGCCCGCGGTCGGCGACCACGTGTCGCTGCTCGTGCGGCCCGGCGAGGTCGCGCTCGTGGCGGCCGAGTAG
- a CDS encoding extracellular solute-binding protein: MRTIRRHRLLLAGAATIASAIALTSCSSAGSDAPAEDGAISGDILFYDTSGGQVWEELNSTLFADFTADTGVTVTDDYNEAATKFFAAAEAGQVPWSLAFLPTVNDAEKAADEGYLAKIDTSIVPVDKLVEGTYSDYGIEVGTFGMVLTWDDEAYPDEKPSEMADLWDLEKFPGKRCFFNNPQYGWTLEAALLADGVAPDELYPLDVDRALGKLDEIKSDITWWTSGAQSIESFENGSCDIGILWANRAFVAASENGFPASITWNQAGYSNSVWSIPADAPNAAAAQQLLAHVIENTEGQIAFASKVPTPIPASVIGLEPSSFPDDVQQFLPIGDNVTNSIKQDVGYYSENIDAVLDQFNRWLGE; the protein is encoded by the coding sequence ATGAGAACCATCCGTCGTCACCGCCTCCTGCTCGCAGGAGCCGCGACGATCGCCTCGGCGATCGCCCTCACCTCGTGTTCTTCCGCCGGAAGCGACGCCCCCGCCGAGGACGGCGCCATCAGCGGCGACATCCTCTTCTACGACACCAGCGGCGGCCAGGTGTGGGAGGAGCTGAACTCGACCCTCTTCGCCGACTTCACCGCCGACACCGGCGTGACCGTGACCGACGACTACAACGAGGCCGCGACGAAGTTCTTCGCCGCCGCTGAAGCCGGCCAGGTGCCGTGGAGCCTCGCGTTCCTGCCGACCGTGAACGACGCCGAGAAGGCCGCCGACGAGGGATACCTCGCGAAGATCGACACGTCGATCGTGCCCGTCGACAAGCTCGTCGAGGGCACCTACAGCGACTACGGCATCGAGGTCGGCACGTTCGGCATGGTGCTCACGTGGGACGACGAGGCCTACCCCGACGAGAAGCCCTCCGAGATGGCCGACCTGTGGGACCTCGAGAAGTTCCCGGGCAAGCGCTGCTTCTTCAACAACCCCCAGTACGGCTGGACCCTCGAGGCCGCCCTGCTCGCCGACGGCGTCGCGCCCGACGAGCTCTACCCGCTCGACGTCGACCGCGCGCTCGGCAAGCTCGACGAGATCAAGAGCGACATCACCTGGTGGACCAGCGGCGCCCAGTCGATCGAGTCGTTCGAGAACGGGTCGTGCGACATCGGCATCCTCTGGGCGAACCGCGCGTTCGTCGCCGCCTCCGAGAACGGCTTCCCGGCCTCGATCACGTGGAACCAGGCCGGCTACTCGAACTCGGTCTGGTCGATCCCGGCCGACGCGCCGAATGCGGCCGCCGCGCAGCAGCTGCTCGCCCACGTCATCGAGAACACCGAGGGCCAGATCGCCTTCGCGAGCAAGGTGCCGACGCCCATCCCGGCCTCGGTCATCGGCCTCGAGCCCTCGTCGTTCCCCGACGACGTGCAGCAGTTCCTGCCCATCGGCGACAACGTCACGAACTCGATCAAGCAGGACGTCGGCTACTACTCCGAGAACATCGACGCCGTGCTCGACCAGTTCAACCGCTGGCTGGGGGAGTGA
- a CDS encoding 2-hydroxyacid dehydrogenase, whose translation MRIVCIDTEAQYREIVERDVVAPLRAAGHEFAWIEGGRFDRPEEAIAAARGFDALYVIGDQGPLPAGLLERSSAMKLVSFVGTGARRFVDMAEAERAGVTVTNVPDFASQSVAEHAIALMFAVARRVVEGDGIVRSGGWAKHQGVKLSGERIGVIGAGAIGGRVIRLAKGLGMEPVYWSRTVDPERSAELGAEQVSLEELVETSRVVSVHLTHSPETDRLVSRDLLERLRSDAIFVNTARAEVVDGEALDELLAAGRIFGAGIDVFTEEPPAVDGLPSVASNAVLTPHIGFHTNEADDVFRLAAENIVAFAAGRPTNVIH comes from the coding sequence ATGCGCATCGTCTGCATCGACACCGAAGCCCAGTACCGCGAGATCGTCGAGCGAGACGTCGTGGCGCCGCTGCGCGCCGCAGGCCACGAGTTCGCATGGATCGAGGGCGGTCGGTTCGACCGCCCCGAGGAGGCCATCGCGGCCGCCCGCGGCTTCGACGCGCTCTACGTCATCGGCGACCAGGGGCCGCTGCCCGCTGGTCTGCTCGAGCGGTCGTCGGCCATGAAGCTCGTGAGCTTCGTCGGCACGGGCGCGCGTCGCTTCGTCGACATGGCGGAGGCCGAGCGTGCGGGCGTGACCGTGACGAACGTGCCGGACTTCGCGAGCCAGAGCGTCGCCGAGCACGCGATCGCGCTCATGTTCGCGGTCGCGCGTCGCGTGGTCGAGGGCGACGGCATCGTGCGCTCGGGCGGCTGGGCGAAGCACCAGGGCGTGAAGCTGTCGGGTGAGCGCATCGGCGTGATCGGCGCGGGCGCGATCGGCGGCCGCGTCATCCGGCTCGCGAAGGGCCTCGGCATGGAACCCGTGTACTGGAGCCGCACCGTCGACCCCGAGCGCAGCGCCGAGCTGGGCGCCGAGCAAGTGAGCCTCGAGGAGCTCGTCGAGACCTCGCGCGTCGTCTCGGTGCACCTGACCCACTCGCCCGAGACCGACCGGCTCGTCAGCCGCGACCTGCTCGAGCGTCTGCGCAGCGACGCGATCTTCGTCAACACCGCACGCGCCGAGGTCGTCGACGGCGAGGCGCTCGACGAACTGCTCGCCGCGGGCCGCATCTTCGGCGCGGGCATCGACGTGTTCACCGAGGAGCCGCCGGCCGTCGACGGCCTGCCCTCGGTCGCGAGCAACGCCGTGCTCACGCCGCACATCGGGTTCCACACCAACGAGGCCGACGACGTCTTCCGGCTCGCCGCCGAGAACATCGTCGCGTTCGCCGCGGGACGACCGACCAACGTCATCCACTGA
- the kduI gene encoding 5-dehydro-4-deoxy-D-glucuronate isomerase: protein MQIRHASHPADVAGLPKAALRERFVADSLFVPGEQVLVYTHEDRMVIGGVVPLAGSPIELEAPAELRSERFCDRRELAIVQIGTSGTVTVDGVEYTLEHRDVLYVGQGTLSVTFAAGADGAEAAFYLASALSFSGYPTKLVRLQDSLTTQTGDAATANRRTVHKHIHADGVRSDQLVLGITSLEPGSVWNSMPPHTHDRRTEIYLYFGLPEGHRIQHVMGEPDDTRTLVLQDRDAVISPSWSVHFGSGTTNYAFVWVMAGENQAFADMDQIPVTALA from the coding sequence ATGCAGATCCGACACGCCTCACACCCCGCCGACGTCGCGGGGCTGCCCAAGGCCGCACTGCGCGAGCGCTTCGTCGCCGACTCGCTCTTCGTGCCCGGCGAGCAGGTGCTCGTCTACACGCACGAGGACCGCATGGTCATCGGCGGCGTCGTGCCGCTCGCGGGTTCGCCGATCGAGCTCGAGGCCCCCGCCGAGCTGCGCAGCGAGCGCTTCTGCGACCGCCGCGAGCTCGCCATCGTGCAGATCGGCACGTCGGGCACCGTCACGGTCGACGGCGTCGAGTACACGCTCGAGCACCGCGACGTGCTCTACGTCGGACAGGGCACGCTGAGCGTCACCTTCGCGGCCGGCGCCGACGGCGCGGAGGCCGCGTTCTACCTCGCGTCGGCGCTCTCGTTCAGCGGCTACCCGACGAAGCTCGTGCGCCTCCAGGACTCGCTGACCACGCAGACCGGGGATGCCGCGACGGCGAACCGCCGCACGGTGCACAAGCACATCCACGCCGACGGCGTGCGCAGCGACCAGCTCGTGCTGGGCATCACGTCGCTCGAGCCCGGCAGCGTGTGGAACAGCATGCCGCCGCACACGCACGACCGCCGCACCGAGATCTACCTGTACTTCGGCCTGCCCGAGGGGCACCGCATCCAGCACGTCATGGGCGAGCCCGACGACACGCGCACGCTCGTGCTCCAGGATCGCGACGCCGTGATCTCGCCGAGCTGGTCGGTGCACTTCGGCTCGGGCACCACGAACTACGCGTTCGTGTGGGTGATGGCCGGCGAGAACCAGGCCTTCGCCGACATGGACCAGATCCCGGTCACCGCACTCGCCTGA
- a CDS encoding IclR family transcriptional regulator, which yields MVDTSEGRRDAGATAGTQSVDRALQVLLQIAESPPPGLTLAACSAILGYSKPTTLRILRTLEARQFLRYDDELGVYTLGMATVQLGSEYLNRLDLRRAALPSMRALVDQTQETAHLGVLSGTDVVYIELVDSPHPVRVFSRVGAAVPAYATAIGKAILAWTPEGARAAHVTQPLEARTPFTLRTESELADDLVATRERGFAIDNQENREGIRGFAAPVFDFQGRAIAAVSIAGPATRILPESAGELGARIVDTAAEISASMGAPRSGS from the coding sequence ATGGTCGACACGTCGGAGGGCCGGCGCGACGCCGGCGCCACGGCCGGCACGCAGAGCGTGGACCGCGCACTCCAGGTGCTGCTGCAGATCGCCGAGAGCCCGCCGCCCGGGCTCACGCTCGCGGCGTGCAGCGCCATTCTCGGGTACTCGAAGCCCACGACGCTGCGCATCCTCCGCACGCTCGAGGCGCGGCAGTTCCTGCGGTACGACGACGAGCTCGGCGTCTACACGCTCGGCATGGCGACCGTGCAGCTCGGGTCGGAGTACCTCAACCGACTCGACCTGCGCCGGGCGGCGCTGCCGTCGATGCGCGCGCTCGTCGACCAGACGCAGGAGACCGCGCACCTCGGCGTGCTGAGCGGCACCGACGTCGTCTACATCGAGCTCGTCGACAGCCCGCACCCGGTGCGCGTGTTCAGCCGGGTCGGCGCGGCCGTGCCCGCCTATGCGACGGCGATCGGCAAGGCGATCCTCGCCTGGACGCCCGAGGGTGCGCGGGCCGCGCACGTCACGCAGCCGCTCGAGGCGCGCACGCCGTTCACGCTGCGCACCGAGTCCGAGCTCGCCGACGACCTCGTCGCGACGCGCGAGCGCGGGTTCGCGATCGACAACCAGGAGAACCGCGAGGGCATCAGGGGCTTCGCGGCGCCCGTGTTCGACTTCCAGGGCCGTGCGATCGCGGCAGTCAGCATCGCGGGCCCCGCGACGCGCATCCTGCCCGAGTCGGCCGGCGAGCTCGGCGCCCGCATCGTCGACACCGCGGCCGAGATCTCCGCCTCGATGGGGGCGCCGCGGAGCGGATCATGA
- a CDS encoding SDR family oxidoreductase: MTGASRGIGRAIALRLARDGADVVGVGSSIEGLTDVAAEAAALGRRFDPLAADLADPDAALALAAQITERHGTPDVLVQAAGINRRAPAAEHPTDDWDAVLGVNLRSPFIVARELGRGMLARGSGKVVFVASLLSFQGGLTVPGYAASKGGIAQLTKALANEWAASGVNVNAVAPGYVATDMNEALQADPVRFRQISERIPAGRWATPDDIAGAVAFLASPDAAYVHGVVLPVDGGWLGR, encoded by the coding sequence GTGACGGGCGCGAGCCGCGGCATCGGGCGCGCGATCGCCCTGCGGCTCGCCCGCGACGGCGCCGACGTCGTCGGCGTGGGCTCGTCGATCGAGGGGCTCACGGATGTCGCGGCCGAGGCCGCCGCGCTCGGCCGTCGCTTCGATCCGCTCGCCGCCGACCTCGCCGATCCGGATGCCGCGCTCGCCCTGGCTGCGCAGATCACGGAGCGCCACGGCACGCCCGACGTGCTCGTGCAGGCCGCGGGCATCAACCGCCGGGCGCCCGCCGCGGAGCATCCGACCGACGACTGGGACGCCGTGCTCGGCGTGAACCTGCGCTCGCCGTTCATCGTCGCGCGCGAGCTCGGACGAGGCATGCTCGCGCGCGGATCGGGCAAGGTCGTGTTCGTCGCGTCGCTGCTGAGCTTCCAGGGCGGACTCACCGTGCCGGGCTACGCCGCGAGCAAGGGCGGCATCGCGCAGCTCACGAAGGCGCTCGCGAACGAGTGGGCGGCATCGGGCGTGAACGTCAACGCCGTGGCGCCCGGCTACGTGGCGACCGACATGAACGAGGCGCTCCAGGCCGACCCGGTGCGGTTCCGCCAGATCTCGGAACGCATCCCCGCCGGGCGCTGGGCGACGCCCGACGACATCGCCGGCGCGGTGGCGTTCCTCGCCTCACCCGATGCCGCATACGTGCACGGCGTCGTGCTGCCGGTCGACGGGGGCTGGCTCGGGCGCTGA
- a CDS encoding nuclear transport factor 2 family protein has product MTDDHVPAALRAFIDSTNRGDTEAFLDGFTDDASLDDWGRVFHGRDGIASWNETDNIGKRAHFELVGIEATDAADTVIATLAVSGGGYNGTGPITFTVAGDKLRRVVIAPTD; this is encoded by the coding sequence ATGACCGACGACCACGTGCCCGCCGCGCTCCGCGCGTTCATCGACAGCACGAACCGCGGCGACACCGAGGCATTCCTCGACGGGTTCACCGACGACGCGAGCCTCGACGACTGGGGCCGGGTCTTCCACGGCCGCGACGGCATCGCTTCGTGGAACGAGACCGACAACATCGGCAAGCGCGCGCACTTCGAGCTCGTCGGCATCGAGGCGACGGATGCCGCAGACACCGTCATCGCGACGCTCGCCGTCTCAGGCGGCGGGTACAACGGCACCGGCCCGATCACGTTCACCGTCGCGGGCGACAAGCTGCGCCGGGTGGTCATCGCCCCGACCGACTGA